One Streptomyces formicae genomic window, AGGATCGTGGGCCCATCGGTACAGGGCTCCGAGGTAGACGTCGCGCAGCACGTTGCCGACACCGATCGGCGACATGCCCGGGCTCAGCTCGCCCTCGCGCACCCCGCTCTCGACGATCTTGGCGAACACCTCCGCGACGTGCGGCTCCTCAAGGATCGGCCGGCCCGCCTTCACCCATGCGGTGAGCATGGCGGCGGTGAGCCGCGGATCCTCCTGGTTGATGCGGACGAGGACCGCCATGCACTCCTCGAGTTGGGCGACCGAACCGGGGGTGAACACGTTGCTCGCGTCGAGGCCCGTCACGAGTGCGGCACGCCTCCTGTCTCCCCAGGCGCCGATGATGTCTTCCTTGCGCTGGAAGTAGTTGAAGAAAGTTCCACGCGCCACGTCGGCCCGCTCGGCGATCTCGTCGATGGAGGTGTGGTCGTACCCCTTCTCCACGATGAGCTTGACTGCCGCCGAGTACAGCCGTTCCCGGACTCGTTGCTTATTGCGTTCCCGGCGGCTGACCGGCGGCGTTGCCGCACTCGCGTCCATTGAGTGCCTCCTGTGTGTGGTGAGCTCGCGAGGCCTGAGTGATGTGAGCCGACGGCAAGGGGCCACCCGGATCCAGTCGACCTGTCGGGGGCAGTGGGGCGCGCTGGCCACTGTTAATCTATCGCACATTTTTATACTGGAGTGCAAGTTTCCTTACGACTCCTGCCCGCGCATCTGGCCGAAACGCGGTGAAGCGCCGTGCGGGGCAAGGCTCTTGGCCAGACTCGCGATACTCTCCGCACCCAGGAGCCGCCCGGCGGTGACCTCGAAGCCAAGGCTGCGGCGCAGACGCTGCCGGAGCTGGGAGGCCATGAGGGAGTCGAGCCCGAGCTCCCGCAGCGACCGCCGCTCGTCGATGTCCGAAGCCGCCATGCCCAGCAGGGCCGCGGAGTGCTCGAGAAGCGCCTCGGCGGCACTTCCAGGGCCGGGAGGCAAAGCCGCGACCTCCTTAACGGATGGCGCAGGGGCGGCAGTTCGCGCCGCCGCCGGCTCCCGCTCCAGGTCCCGCTCTCGGTCCCGGTCCCGGTCGGCAGGCGGTAAGACGACCGAGCGCAGGAGGCCGGTGAGCAAGCCGCCGCCGAAGGGGCCCGTGACCTTCTTGGCCAGGCCCGCGACCGACGCCGCGCACTGCCCGGTGAGGGCCGATACGAGCGCGGGCACGTGCGCCAGGGGCCTGCCCGCCCGGGACGACGGCCGTGCGAGGCGCCGCAGGTGGATTCCGGAGAACCGCGCGAGGACCCGACGGTCCGGTGCGATCAGGAGGACGTCGGCCCGCAGCGAGGCTCCACCGCCCTCGGTCCGCACGTCGATCAGGCTCCAGAATTCCGGTTCCAGTTCCGCGAAGAACCGGACCGAATCGATGGACACGGGGACGTACGCGAAGCCGTCGTCACCCGACACGGCTCCCGGCCTGGCCGCGAGGAGCGGCTGCAGGCCCGCCTCCCAGTCGGCGCGGGACAGGGGCCGCGGCAGCCGGACGCGGGCCACGGCCGCGCCGTCGCGCCGCCACAGGTGCTCCACGGCCCGGAACGGCTCTTGGGAGTCGCGGCCGTGGCGCTGCGCGAGTCCCTGGAGGTCCTGTGCCCCCAGGTACTCCCCGCAGCCTGCGAGCGCGGCGTCGAGAGCCTCCGAAGCCAGCGGCTCCGCGTCGTCGGCGTCCGCCCCGACGACCCGTCCCCAGGCGCAGAAGACGGGGTCGGGTACACCCTGAAGCGCGGCCTGCGCCGTGACGGTGCGGGCCGCTCCGGCTTCTGCTCCGTGCCCGTCCAGGGTCACCCGCAGGGTCGTACCGCCGGCCTCTTCGAGAGGCACGGGCGCGTCACCCAGCTTCACGTCCCGCAGCTCGAACGCCGCGGCGCGGTCGGCCTCTTGCGCGGTTTCGAGCATCGCTGCGAGATAGACGACGGGCGGCACGGGCGCGCCTGTGTGGTGGGCCGCGCCGTCGCGCCCTTCGGCGGTCCCGCTCCAGGACGCGAGGTCGAACTGCCGGACCCGGGGGACGGCCGTCCCGTGCGTGGCCACGGAGTCGGCCGACGCACGCCGGAACTGCGCCACGTCCCACGCGTAGGTGGGCAACGACGGCACGTGCCGCGGGTCTCCGCCGTACCACCGCCGCCAGTCCACCCGCCCGCCCAGGGCGAAGATCCGTCCGGCGGCCCTGGCCAATTCGGTGGGTTCGTCCTGCCCCGCGTGCAGTGAGGCCACCGCGACATCGCCATGGTCGCCTTGGTCGCCTTGGTCGCCGCCCAGCGTGTCGTTCATGGGGGCGACGAGGACCGGATGCGGGCTGATTTCGAGGAAGACGCTCTCTGCGGCGCAACCCACTTCTCGTACGGTGTCGGCGAACTGCACGGGGCGGCGCAGGTTGTCCACCCAGTAGGCGGCCGTCAGCTCCGGACCCTTGACCTCGCAGCCGTGCACGGTGGAGATCATGCCGCTCGCGCCGGGAACCGGGGAGAGCCCGGCCAGTTCCTGTAGCAGGTCGTCGCGCAGGGAGTCCATCTGCGGCGAGTGGGACGCCACGTTCACCTTCACCGAACGGCACAGGACGTCGCGCTCCTCCAGTTCCGCCCGCAGGCGCGCGAGGGCTACGGGATCACCCGCGAGCACGGTGGTGGTGGGTGAGTTCTCGGCCGCCACGCACACCGCCCCCTCGTAGGCCGCGGTGTACTGCCGGGCCCGGGCGGCCGGGAGTTCGACGACGAGCATGGCGCCGCGACCCGCCCCGCGCTGCATCAGCCGACTGCGTCGGCAGATCACCGCGGCCGCGTCGCCGAGTGACAAGGCGCCGAAGACATGGGCCGCCGCGACCTCACCCATGCTGTGTCCGATGCACAGATCCGGTGTCAGGCCGCGTTCGCGCCAGGCGGCGGCGAGCGCCACCTGCACCGCCCACAGGACGGGCTGAACGATGCTCACGTCCTCCGGGAAGCCCGCGTCGGAGGCCAGCCGTTCCAGAACCGACCAGCCGAGTTCCTTGGAGACGGCCCGGTCGCACGCGTCGAGTGCCGTACGGAAGGCGGGCGATGAGCGGTACAGGGACCGGGTCATGCCCGCCCACTGCGACCCCTGCCCGGAGAAGGTGAACACCAGGCGCTTGTCGCCCGACAGGCCCGCCTCCCCCGTTCCGCCGTCGGCGATCGTCTCGCCCGCGGCGAGGGCGTACAGCCGCCGCGACAGCGACGCGTGATCGTGGCCCACGACCCACAGCCGGTGCGGGTGGGCGTCGCGCCGGGTGACCGCGGCGGCGCAGATGCCGGCGATGCGGTGCTGGCGCCCTGGCCCGGAGGGGCCCAGGTAGTCCGCGTACTTCCGGGCCAGGCGACGGAGGGATCCGGAGGTGCGCGCGCTGAGCACCAGCAGACAGGGCCCGTCCTCGGTGGCGGGGTGGGGGATGCCGGGCGCGGGTTCGGGGACGTGGGCGCCGACGACCAGTTGGGCGTTCGTGCCGGAAAGACCGAAGGAGCTGACGCCGAGCAGGGCGCGGGCACCCGCCGGTTGCAAGGGCTGTTGGCGCGTCACCACGCGTACCGGGAAGTCGTCCTGGGCCAGCAGGGGGTGCGCCTCGTCGAGATGCAGCGACGCCGGTACGACTCCGTGGCGCAGCATGAGGACCGCCTTGATCAGCCCGGCCATGCCCGCTGTGGCCTCGGTGTGACCGATGTTGGTCTTGACCGATCCGGTGAGGAGCGGCCTGTCCGCCCCTCGGCCCGGGCCGACCGCCTCGGCGAGCGCCTGGAGCTCCACCCCGTCACCGACACGCGTTCCGGTGCCGTGCGCCTCGACGTAGTCGAGTTCCGATGGCTCGATACCGGCGCTGCGACATGCCTCGCGCACCATGGCGGCCTGGCCCTCTACCGAAGGGTGGAGCAGGAGTCCGCTCGCCGCGCCGTCGTTCGTGGTCGCGCTGCCGAGCAGTACCGCATGGACGGGGTCGCCGTCCCGGAGCGCGTCGTCAAGTCGCTTGAGCACCACCGCGCCCACGCCTTCGCTGCGCACGAACCCGTCCGCGCGGGCGTCACCGAACTTGATGCGGCCTCCGGGAGAGAGCATGTCCCCCTGGGAGTAGGCGACGGCGTCGTGCGGAGACAGGATCACGTTGACGCCCGCGGCGATGCACAGATCGCTCTCGCCGGTGAGCAGACTCTGGCGCGCGGCGTGCACGGCGACCAGCGACGAGGAGCAGGCGGTGTCCAGGACGACGCTCGGCCCGCGCAGGTCGAGTGCGTAGGAGACGCGTCCGGCCGTGACGGCGCGCAGTCGGCTGCCCACCAGGCCGCGGACATCGGGGTCTTGGGGGCGAGGGTCGGTCTCCGCGTACTCCGCCGTCGCCTGCCCGACAAACACGCCGCCGCGGCTGCCCGCGAGCCGGGAGGGGCGTATCCCCGCCGACTCCAGGGCTTCCCACACCACGTGCAGCAGCAGCCGCTGCTGCGGGTCCATGGCGCGTGCCTCCACGGGCGAGATGCCGAAGAACGCCGCGTCGAAGCCGAAGGGGTCGACGAGGAAGCCGCCGTGCCGGGACACGGTCCGGCCGCGGGTCATGGGGGTGGAGTCGTAGCGGTCGCCCACGTCGAAGCGGTCGGTGGGTACCGGCGTCACGGTGTCGGTCTGCGCCTCGAGCACGTCCCACAGCTCATCGACACTCTCGATCCCCGGCAACCGGCACCCCATGCCGACTATCGCGACGGGGGGTACGTCCGACGGTTCTGTACGCATGCACGACTCCAAGCTTCACGGCACGGGCAGCGCTACAGATGATCGCCAAAAACAGCGGTTCAAAAATACACTCGGGACCATTTTTCACCTATGTTTCGTCGGCTCTTGACGAAACCTTGGACCCAGGCGGAGAAAAGTGAACCCTTTGGCTACCTACGCCCCTTATGCACATTGACGGAAACTTGAACCGGCGTCAAAAAATTGTACTTGCGTCTATCTATAGCTCCGTGTTTATTCTTGGGACGTAGTCATGCCGGAGAGGTAGGGGGAAGATTGTGGATATCGCCCAGATCGTTCCGCTGATGGGTGATGAGGACCTGGCGGCCTATCAGTTCCTCGTCACGACCGGCGGATCCACCCTCGAGAGACTGGCGAGGAGTCTGGGCTGGGGCCCGGCACAGACGGAGCGCGTGCTGTTCAGGCTCAGAAGGATGAAGCTGGCGCGGTCCAGGGTGGAGGGCCGCGACGACTGGATCGCCGTCCATCCGGAAACCGTCAAGCGCCAGTACGCCAAGCCCCTCTCGGGCGTCATCGACGCGTGGCAGGCGCAGTTGGACGGACTCCGCGAACAGCTCAACACGCTCTCCGGACTGCGCGCCGACGGCATGGAGGGCGGCGGCCCCAGTCCCGTGGTCACCATCGAGGGCGCGTCCGACATCCGTGACGCGATCGAGGACCGCGCGGCACGCTGCGCCGAAGAGGTGTTCGCCGTACAGCCCCTGGGGCGGGGAACCTCGGCGCTCGCCCAGATCGTGCTCTCCCCGGACAGCGGGCCCCTCGCATCGGCGATCACCGTCCGGGTGCTGCTCCCGCACCAGTCCCGTTACGACGCGGAGGTACGCGACTGCGCCGAACGAATATCGGCGTCCGGAGGCGAGGTACGGACCACCGCAGCGTCCCTGCCCGCGCTGATCGCCTTCGACCGCTCGGTCGTGTTCCTCCTTGACGGCGATGAAGCGGGCAAGGCGCACATGGTGCGGCACGAAGCCTTAGTCGAGTTCATCCTGCACACGGTGGTGAGCGCCTGGGCGAGCAGCGCGGTCTTTCAGGGAACGGGCGGCAACAACAGGATCCCGGAGTGGCTGACGCAGGAGACGAAGACCGCGATCGTCCAACTGCTCGCCGCCGGTTACAAGGACGAAGTGGTGGCAAGGCGCCTGGGCATCGGCGTGCGGACGTGCCGGAAGTACATCGCCGAGATGTTCGGGGACCTGGGGGCGCAGAGCCGGTTCCAGGCCGGTTGGATCATTCGCGACCACATGGGCGTGTCCGGTCCCGAGAGGCCCGTGGCGAACACGGCGTGACCCGCGGCGTTGCCGCATCCGGAGGTGATCACGGGTGCGGCAACGCTCGGCTCAGCGGGTGAGGACCGCGGTGAGGGCCGTCGTGAGCTCACCCTCCGGGTCGACAGAGGACCGCTTGCCGCGCCACGCCACGACGGCGTCGGGGCGGATCAGCGTGGCGCCGGTCGGTTCGACCCCGTAGCGGCCGCACCAGGTGCCGTCGCCGTCGGTGAGGCGATCGCCGAGCCGGTACGCGGCCAGGGTGACGCCGAGTCGGCGGGCGACCTCTTCGGCGGCGGTGACCCACTCCGGGGCTTCGTACCCTGCCAGGAGCACGAAACCGCGGCCGAACAGGTCGTGGGTGGAGAACGTGCGCGGGCCGTCGGTGAGGACGACGTGCGGGGCCCGTCCCCCGGGTCGCCCTGTGGGGTGCCACGGATCCTCCTGGAGGCTGCCGTCGTCGTCGGCCTCGGTGCGGACCGCGGCGGAGTGGCACCGGAAGCCGAGGAACTCCTTGGCCATGGGGATGGGGGCGTTGGGGTCGGCCGGGTTGTAGCTGGCGGGCACCCGGCCCTCGGAGATCTTCGCCAGTTCGACCTCTCGCTTGAGGGTGATGTCGATGAGGGGGCGCCGCTCGGTCTCGTACGTGTCGAGCAGGCCGGCCCCGGCCTGCCCGGTGAGGACGAGGGCGAGCCGCCAGGACAGGTCGTAGGCGTCCTGGATGGCGAGGTTGCCGCCCTGGCCCCCGTTGGGCGGGCAGGCATGCGCGGAGTCACCGGCCAGGAAGACGCGGCCCTCGCGGAACCGTTCGGCCATTTTGTGGTTGATGGCGAAGAAGCGGGCGTTGACGAAGGTGACGTCGATCTCGGCGTCGCCGATGGCGTGGCGGATGCGCTCCAGGCAGCGGGCCTCGGTGAAGTCCTCCGGCGTCTCGCCCCGTTCGGGAAAGTAGTCGACCCACAGGGTGTGCCGCTCGGAGCCGTCCAGAATGAAGCTGGATCCGCTGCCCGGCATTCCGATGACCTCGACCGCGCCCTTCGCCACGTAGCGCGTCAGATCGGCCTCGAACGTGAGGATGTACATGTGGCCGATGACGCCGCTGCCCTCGACAGGGATGCCGAGCATCTCCCGGACCGGGCTCATGTTCCCGTCGGCCGCCACCATGTAGTCCGCCTCGACCACCCGTTCACGGCCGGTGGACACGTCGCGCAGCGTCGCGGTGACCTTCTCGTCGTCCTGGACGAAGGAGACCAGCTCGGTGCCGAGGCACACCTGGGCGCCGGCCTCTTCGGCGCTCGTACGGAGAATCTCTTCGACCTGGGCCTGCGACACCCACGCCAGCGGCGGCACCGACGAGAGTTCCTGCGGGTCGGGCTGCCCGTCCAGCGGGTCGAGGTAGCGCCGCCCAGGATCGGCTATGGACGTGCCGTGGCTGATCTGGGGCCACTGCGCTTCCCCGAGGGCGGTGCGGAGTCGCTGCGCCACGCCGGGCAGCGTGTTGAGCAGTTCCTGGGAACGTGTGTTGAGCCCCCATGCCTTCGGCAGCGTGGAAGCACTCGGCCGGCGTTCCACCAGCAGAGGGCGCACACCGCGTGCGGCAAGGCTCAAAGCGGTGGTGAGCCCGGTGTAGGCGCCTCCGACGATGAGTACGGGAACTCGCGGGACTGACATGACATCTGCCTCCGTTGCTGCTGTGTTCAGAGCTGGGCTCATTCGCCAGAATTCCGCTCTCCGCCCGAAGAGTTCGGATGGTTAATTCGCGCATCATTTGACTTTCACGCGGCGTGGCTACGCGACCAGCTTGACGATTCACCGGGCCCCCTGCCAGCTCCGGACAGTGCAGCTAGTTGTCAGGCACGTTCCTGCACGACGGTTCGATCCCGTCCGCCTCAGTGACTTGCCCACCACGCGGGATTTCGCGCCATTCGGTCATTCGAGCAGGTCTACAACTCCTTATCCCGCCAGAGAACTTCCGCTGAATCCAGTTCCATGCGATTCGGCGCAGCTCGTCACGCCTCACCCGCCCACGCGTCGGCTCCGAAAGTGCCTTTCACGTCTGAGGCGACGGAGGCGGCGTCGACGGTGACGTGGAGGGCGTAGACGGTTGTCTTGCGTGCGCCGCGCACGCTGAGGCGGACGGGGTTGTCGCCGGGGTGATCCGTGAGAATCGCTTCAGTTCTTTGACGGACTGTTCGGTGATGCGGTGGAAGGGGAGTTGAGCCGTACGGGAGGTTTCCCTCCGTGTTCGGCACGGGACACGTCGAGGACCGCGAGTTCCCTGCCGAAGAGGTTCACGGTTCCGTCCGGAGAGCTGGACGTCCCCGTGGGTCCTTCCCGAACCGAGCAGCTCGGCGATCAAACAGTCCCTGGCACCGGAGAGGACGTGCTCGGCTCCGTCGAGAGGCAGCCAGACATCATGCCGCCATGGAGCCGGAGATGAATCGCAAACTGTTCAGGATCAGAGCTCAGCAGCCGTGCGCAGTCAACTGTTCGCCGGAGTCCTAGGTAGAAGGCCCGCCGTGGGCGGCGCCCCAAGGCGGGGCGCCGCACTCGTGGTGGTCGGTGCGTGATCAGCGACGCGTCGCGGCGCCTACGAGGGCCGCAGACGCGGCGATCCAGTCGGGGCTCAATCCGGCGTGCGCGAGCACGATCACGGTGACGATCACCGCGATCACGACGACATGCCACTCCCGCGCGCCGTGTGCACGGCCGTCATCGGGGGCATTCACACACTGAGGTACGGTCACGTACTTCTCCTTCCAGGGTTGCCTGGTGGATGAGGCCCTCGGTGCAGGCTGGTTGGGAAGCCGGAAATCCTGCGCCGGGGGCTTCGGCTTTGTTGCCGTGGTGTGTTCATACCCCTGGGGTTGTCGAGTGGCACCCCTGCCAGCCATGACCTGACCCACGGCGCCGATGCACAGGGGGCGCACGGAACCACGGTGTCCACGTTGTGGACGCTCTCGTGTGCAGGGCATCGCTTCGCTCCTCACCCCTCGCTTCACGCGGGGCCACTCACCCGAAGCCACGCATCGAGCATCGCGAAGTCCCCGTCCCTGAGCCCGAGTCCGGGGTCGACGCGATGGAGCAGGCTCCGGCTCGGGTGATGCGCTGCCGTCCAAGCCCGGTCGGTGTCGGTGATCTCGTCGTCGACCCAGGCGAAGGGGCGTCCTGCCGCCCAGGCCAGGAGGGGGCGGGTCTTCCAGTGAAGGCCGCGGGGGTGCTCGTCCTCGGTGGAGGGGTCCGGCCAGGTCACTACGGGCAGCTGCGGCAGGCCCAGCCACGGCGCCACGCATTCGTTCGCCTCGGACATCCACGTCGTGGCCCACACGAGCGTGCACGGCAGCGCGAGCAGGCGGTCGCCGAGCGCCGGGTCCAGTCGCGTGATGAGCGGGTTGGCGTCGACCGCCCGGAGAGCGGCGCGGCCCGTCCCGTACGTCGGATATCCGTCGGGGAGTTGTTCCCGCGTCGCCCCGAAGGGGATCAAGGGGCCGTCGACGTCGAGGAACAGGAGAGGCAGCGCGTTTCCGGTCATGACGGCACGCTAGCGGGGTCTTGAGGGCTCGTACGTTGCGGGCACACATGGTGGGGATCCGGCCCAGCCCGCCGGATCCCCTCCGCCGAGCGCTACTTCAGCCTCCACTCCCCCGTCTTGTCCGAGAACCCCGAGTCCATCGCGAACTGGACCACGTCCGCCTTGGACGCCTTGGGGAGTTCGAAGGTGATCCAGCCGAGCGCCTTCGCGCCGGGGCGGAGCTTGACGTCGGACGACATCGACGGGCCCGCCGTGATGTCCGCGAACGTGGTCTGGAACTGCTGGCCCTGGGAGTCCGCGAGCTGCGCGCCGTTCTGCGGGCTGTCGGCGTACGCCTTCGTGCCGGTGTTGACGAGCTGGAACTGGACGGCCAGCCAGCGCTTGCCGGACTCGGGGGCGGTGAACTCGTCGCTGGACTTGGCGTTGTCGACCACCTTCACGGCCGTGACGTCGAGCTTGCTGCCCTTGTCCATCCCCGTGAGCTCGATGGTGTCGCCGACCTTCGCCACCTCGTCCTTCTTGGCGTCCTTGGCGTCCGCCTCCTGGGCGTCCGCGTCCGTCGCAGGCTGCTCGTCCGTCTTCTTCTCGTCGGCCGAGGCGTGCGCCTTCGGCTTGGTGCTCACTTCGTCGTCGCCGCCCACGCAGGCGGTGAGGCCGGTGAGCGCGCCGAGCGCGAGGACGGCGGCGGCGACATTTCTGACACGGATGGTACGAGCGGTGCGCATGTTCTCCCCCAGGGATGAATGAATACACGTGGAGGACTCGTGAAGGTCCCGTGGGGTTGTACGGGAGACGGCTGGAAATCTGCCCCTGGTTCACCCCTGAGTCACCCCTGGGTCACCCCTCGTTCCCGACCCGCACCGACTCGAACCGACCCGAACCGGCAAACCTCAGGCCCGAGCCCTGGCCTCCTCCCCGGCCCCGCGCCCCACCCCGTCACCCTCCCCAGCACCAGCCCGTACGGCCGGAATCATCGCGGCCACCGCCGCCGCGACCAGCGCGACGCCGCAGCCGATCAACAGGCCCACGCGGAAGCCGGTCTCGGAGGGCAGCACATGGCCGCCCATCGTGATGGTGAGCTG contains:
- a CDS encoding DUF4352 domain-containing protein — encoded protein: MRTARTIRVRNVAAAVLALGALTGLTACVGGDDEVSTKPKAHASADEKKTDEQPATDADAQEADAKDAKKDEVAKVGDTIELTGMDKGSKLDVTAVKVVDNAKSSDEFTAPESGKRWLAVQFQLVNTGTKAYADSPQNGAQLADSQGQQFQTTFADITAGPSMSSDVKLRPGAKALGWITFELPKASKADVVQFAMDSGFSDKTGEWRLK
- a CDS encoding FAD-dependent monooxygenase encodes the protein MSPALNTAATEADVMSVPRVPVLIVGGAYTGLTTALSLAARGVRPLLVERRPSASTLPKAWGLNTRSQELLNTLPGVAQRLRTALGEAQWPQISHGTSIADPGRRYLDPLDGQPDPQELSSVPPLAWVSQAQVEEILRTSAEEAGAQVCLGTELVSFVQDDEKVTATLRDVSTGRERVVEADYMVAADGNMSPVREMLGIPVEGSGVIGHMYILTFEADLTRYVAKGAVEVIGMPGSGSSFILDGSERHTLWVDYFPERGETPEDFTEARCLERIRHAIGDAEIDVTFVNARFFAINHKMAERFREGRVFLAGDSAHACPPNGGQGGNLAIQDAYDLSWRLALVLTGQAGAGLLDTYETERRPLIDITLKREVELAKISEGRVPASYNPADPNAPIPMAKEFLGFRCHSAAVRTEADDDGSLQEDPWHPTGRPGGRAPHVVLTDGPRTFSTHDLFGRGFVLLAGYEAPEWVTAAEEVARRLGVTLAAYRLGDRLTDGDGTWCGRYGVEPTGATLIRPDAVVAWRGKRSSVDPEGELTTALTAVLTR
- a CDS encoding TetR/AcrR family transcriptional regulator, giving the protein MDASAATPPVSRRERNKQRVRERLYSAAVKLIVEKGYDHTSIDEIAERADVARGTFFNYFQRKEDIIGAWGDRRRAALVTGLDASNVFTPGSVAQLEECMAVLVRINQEDPRLTAAMLTAWVKAGRPILEEPHVAEVFAKIVESGVREGELSPGMSPIGVGNVLRDVYLGALYRWAHDPSDKIEPLADELQQILRLLLKGMTTTATH
- a CDS encoding type I polyketide synthase — translated: MRTEPSDVPPVAIVGMGCRLPGIESVDELWDVLEAQTDTVTPVPTDRFDVGDRYDSTPMTRGRTVSRHGGFLVDPFGFDAAFFGISPVEARAMDPQQRLLLHVVWEALESAGIRPSRLAGSRGGVFVGQATAEYAETDPRPQDPDVRGLVGSRLRAVTAGRVSYALDLRGPSVVLDTACSSSLVAVHAARQSLLTGESDLCIAAGVNVILSPHDAVAYSQGDMLSPGGRIKFGDARADGFVRSEGVGAVVLKRLDDALRDGDPVHAVLLGSATTNDGAASGLLLHPSVEGQAAMVREACRSAGIEPSELDYVEAHGTGTRVGDGVELQALAEAVGPGRGADRPLLTGSVKTNIGHTEATAGMAGLIKAVLMLRHGVVPASLHLDEAHPLLAQDDFPVRVVTRQQPLQPAGARALLGVSSFGLSGTNAQLVVGAHVPEPAPGIPHPATEDGPCLLVLSARTSGSLRRLARKYADYLGPSGPGRQHRIAGICAAAVTRRDAHPHRLWVVGHDHASLSRRLYALAAGETIADGGTGEAGLSGDKRLVFTFSGQGSQWAGMTRSLYRSSPAFRTALDACDRAVSKELGWSVLERLASDAGFPEDVSIVQPVLWAVQVALAAAWRERGLTPDLCIGHSMGEVAAAHVFGALSLGDAAAVICRRSRLMQRGAGRGAMLVVELPAARARQYTAAYEGAVCVAAENSPTTTVLAGDPVALARLRAELEERDVLCRSVKVNVASHSPQMDSLRDDLLQELAGLSPVPGASGMISTVHGCEVKGPELTAAYWVDNLRRPVQFADTVREVGCAAESVFLEISPHPVLVAPMNDTLGGDQGDQGDHGDVAVASLHAGQDEPTELARAAGRIFALGGRVDWRRWYGGDPRHVPSLPTYAWDVAQFRRASADSVATHGTAVPRVRQFDLASWSGTAEGRDGAAHHTGAPVPPVVYLAAMLETAQEADRAAAFELRDVKLGDAPVPLEEAGGTTLRVTLDGHGAEAGAARTVTAQAALQGVPDPVFCAWGRVVGADADDAEPLASEALDAALAGCGEYLGAQDLQGLAQRHGRDSQEPFRAVEHLWRRDGAAVARVRLPRPLSRADWEAGLQPLLAARPGAVSGDDGFAYVPVSIDSVRFFAELEPEFWSLIDVRTEGGGASLRADVLLIAPDRRVLARFSGIHLRRLARPSSRAGRPLAHVPALVSALTGQCAASVAGLAKKVTGPFGGGLLTGLLRSVVLPPADRDRDRERDLEREPAAARTAAPAPSVKEVAALPPGPGSAAEALLEHSAALLGMAASDIDERRSLRELGLDSLMASQLRQRLRRSLGFEVTAGRLLGAESIASLAKSLAPHGASPRFGQMRGQES
- a CDS encoding HAD domain-containing protein — protein: MTGNALPLLFLDVDGPLIPFGATREQLPDGYPTYGTGRAALRAVDANPLITRLDPALGDRLLALPCTLVWATTWMSEANECVAPWLGLPQLPVVTWPDPSTEDEHPRGLHWKTRPLLAWAAGRPFAWVDDEITDTDRAWTAAHHPSRSLLHRVDPGLGLRDGDFAMLDAWLRVSGPA